From Candidatus Bathyarchaeota archaeon, one genomic window encodes:
- a CDS encoding tyrosine-type recombinase/integrase, with translation MDTATETKTVAGETTTIQTNSDARIAEFLWYMKKQGYKETTIISRGVRLRRLIALGADLNNPESVKETIAKQEHWKDSMKEVMVFAYDLYAKWTGQKWQRPRYKAVRQLPFIPQEREIDDVIAGCNKEIALFLQIAKETGARAGEIYRLQWTDIDFEGRTLSLIAEKGSNPRIFRLSNKLLNMLTAFPKEKQRLFNLYLNLNNLRRTFERQRKRQAKKLGNPRLNKITFHTLRHWKGSTEYHKTKDILHVMQVLGHKNIKNTLLYTQLIDVEKDDSFICKVAKTPQEIAELIEQGFEFVCTLEDSRFFRKRK, from the coding sequence TTGGACACTGCAACAGAAACAAAAACTGTTGCGGGAGAAACAACCACTATACAGACAAACTCTGATGCAAGAATAGCAGAATTCCTTTGGTACATGAAAAAACAAGGCTACAAAGAAACAACCATTATCAGCAGAGGCGTAAGACTAAGAAGACTAATTGCGCTAGGTGCAGACCTAAACAACCCCGAAAGCGTCAAAGAAACAATAGCAAAGCAGGAACATTGGAAAGACTCAATGAAAGAAGTAATGGTTTTCGCATACGATTTATACGCTAAATGGACAGGGCAAAAATGGCAAAGACCACGATACAAAGCAGTACGACAACTCCCATTCATACCGCAAGAAAGAGAAATCGACGACGTAATAGCAGGATGTAACAAAGAAATTGCTCTATTCCTTCAAATAGCAAAAGAAACAGGTGCCAGAGCTGGCGAAATCTACCGACTTCAATGGACAGATATAGACTTCGAAGGAAGAACATTAAGTCTAATCGCTGAAAAAGGAAGCAACCCACGAATCTTTAGACTCTCAAACAAACTCCTGAACATGCTAACGGCATTCCCAAAAGAAAAACAACGACTATTCAACCTCTATCTTAACCTAAACAACCTCAGAAGAACATTTGAGCGACAAAGAAAAAGACAAGCGAAAAAACTCGGCAATCCGCGACTAAATAAAATCACATTCCACACTCTAAGACATTGGAAAGGTTCAACAGAATACCACAAAACCAAAGATATCCTCCATGTAATGCAAGTTCTCGGACACAAAAACATCAAGAATACCCTGCTATACACACAACTAATCGATGTTGAAAAAGACGATTCATTCATCTGCAAAGTTGCAAAGACACCACAAGAAATAGCTGAACTAATCGAGCAGGGCTTTGAATTTGTGTGTACTCTTGAGGATTCAAGGTTCTTTAGAAAGAGAAAGTAA